A region from the Drosophila bipectinata strain 14024-0381.07 chromosome 3R, DbipHiC1v2, whole genome shotgun sequence genome encodes:
- the foxo gene encoding forkhead box protein O isoform X2 — translation MMDGFAQDWPSLTHTDNGLAMGQLGVGVGVGDLPIDAGFEPQTRARSNTWPCPRPDNFVEPVDELDSTKASNQQLTAGDSQQAIQNANAAKKNSSRRNAWGNLSYADLITHAIGSATDKRLTLSQIYEWMVQNVPYFKDKGDSNSSAGWKNSIRHNLSLHNRFMRVQNEGTGKSSWWMLNPEAKPGKSVRRRAASMETSRYEKRRGRAKKRVEALRQAGVVGLNDATPSPSSSVSEGLDHFPESPLHSGGGFQLSPDFRQRASSNASSCGRLSPIRAQDLEPDWGFPGVDYQNTTMTQALEELTGSIADELTLCTQQQQGFSAASGLPTQPPPPPYQPPQTQPQQQQGQQPSNYALNGPAPGYNTLQPQTQCLLHRSLNCSCLHNARDGLSPNSVTTTMSPAYPNSEPSSDSLNTYSNVVLDGPADTAALLVQQQQQQQLGNLEGQCLEVLNSEAQPIDEFNLENFPVGNLECNVEELLQQEMSYGGLLDINIPLASVNTNLVNNSAPISNITTSTGTSLALNQLQAQLQQQQQQQQQLQQQQQHQQHQQQQLLLNNNNNTSSNNLELATQTSSTNLNARVQYSQPSVVTSPPSWVH, via the exons ATGATGGACGGCTTCGCGCAGGACTGGCCCTCCCTGACCCACACAGACAACGGCCTGGCCATGGGCCAGCTGGGGGTGGGCGTGGGTGTGGGTGACCTGCCCATAGATGCCGGGTTCGAGCCCCAGACCAGAGCCCGATCGAACACATGGCCCTGCCCCAGACCAGACAACTTTGTGGAGCCCGTCGACGAACTGGATAGTACAAAAGCCAGCAATCAGCAGTTGACTGCAGGAG ACTCACAACAGGCTATACAGAATGCGAATGCAGCCAAGAAGAATTCATCGCGTCGCAATGCATGGGGAAACCTCTCCTATGCGGATCTCATAACGCATGCCATTGGATCGGCCACCGACAAGCGACTGACTCTGAGTCAGATCTACGAGTGGATGGTCCAGAATGTGCCATACTTCAAGGACAAGGGCGATTCTAACAGCAGTGCTGGCTGGAAG AACTCTATACGTCACAATCTGTCGCTGCACAATCGCTTCATGCGCGTCCAGAACGAGGGCACCGGAAAGTCCTCCTGGTGGATGCTGAATCCCGAGGCCAAGCCCGGAAAATCGGTACGGCGCCGTGCCGCCTCCATGGAGACGTCCCGGTACGAGAAGCGCCGAGGCAGAGCCAAGAAGCGGGTGGAGGCATTGAGGCAGGCCGGAGTTGTTGGCCTAAACGATGCCACGCCCTCGCCGAGCAGCAGTGTCAGCGAGGGGCTGGATCATTTTCCAGAGAGTCCCCTGCACAG TGGCGGTGGCTTCCAGCTGTCGCCCGACTTCCGGCAACGCGCCTCATCCAACGCCAGTTCCTGCGGACGCCTAAGTCCGATCCGTGCCCAGGATCTCGAGCCCGACTGGGGATTCCCGGGTGTCGACTACCAGAATACCACGATGACACAGGCCCTCGAGGAGCTCACCGGCTCCATAGCGGACGAGCTGACGCTGTGcacccagcagcagcaagg GTTCAGCGCCGCCTCGGGCCTCCCCACACAGCCTCCTCCGCCGCCCTACCAGCCGCCCCAGAcgcagccacagcagcagcagggcCAGCAGCCCTCGAACTACGCCCTGAACGGCCCCGCCCCCGGCTACAACACGCTGCAGCCACAGACCCAGTGCCTGCTTCACCGCTCCCTCAACTGCAGCTGCCTGCACAACGCCAGAGAT GGCCTCTCGCCGAACTCAGTTACCACAACAATGTCGCCCGCCTACCCGAACAGCGAGCCATCCTCGGACTCGCTAAACACTTACAGCAACGTGGTGCTCGATGGTCCTGCGGACACTGCCGCATTGCtagtgcaacaacaacaacagcagcaacttgGGAACCTTGAAG GACAATGCCTGGAGGTGCTCAATAGCGAGGCGCAGCCGATTGACGAATTTAATCTGGAGAACTTTCCCGTGGGGAACCTCGAGTGCAACGTCGAGGAG CTGCTACAGCAGGAGATGAGCTATGGTGGCTTGCTGGACATCAACATACCTCTGGCATCGGTCAACACCAACCTGGTAAACAACAGTGCCCCCATTAGCAACATCACCACCTCGACCGGCACCAGTCTCGCTCTGAACCAGCTGCAGGCccagctgcaacagcaacaacagcagcaacagcaactgcaacagcagcagcaacatcagcaacaccagcagcaacagttgctcctgaataacaacaacaacaccagcagcaacaacctGGAATTGGCAACACAAACGTCCAGCACAAATCTGAATGCCAGAGTTCAATATTCGCAACCGAGTGTGGTGACCTCACCGCCCTCCTGGGTGCATTAG
- the foxo gene encoding forkhead box protein O isoform X1 yields the protein MMDGFAQDWPSLTHTDNGLAMGQLGVGVGVGDLPIDAGFEPQTRARSNTWPCPRPDNFVEPVDELDSTKASNQQLTAGDSQQAIQNANAAKKNSSRRNAWGNLSYADLITHAIGSATDKRLTLSQIYEWMVQNVPYFKDKGDSNSSAGWKNSIRHNLSLHNRFMRVQNEGTGKSSWWMLNPEAKPGKSVRRRAASMETSRYEKRRGRAKKRVEALRQAGVVGLNDATPSPSSSVSEGLDHFPESPLHSGGGFQLSPDFRQRASSNASSCGRLSPIRAQDLEPDWGFPGVDYQNTTMTQALEELTGSIADELTLCTQQQQGFSAASGLPTQPPPPPYQPPQTQPQQQQGQQPSNYALNGPAPGYNTLQPQTQCLLHRSLNCSCLHNARDGLSPNSVTTTMSPAYPNSEPSSDSLNTYSNVVLDGPADTAALLVQQQQQQQLGNLEDNNCASTLIGQCLEVLNSEAQPIDEFNLENFPVGNLECNVEELLQQEMSYGGLLDINIPLASVNTNLVNNSAPISNITTSTGTSLALNQLQAQLQQQQQQQQQLQQQQQHQQHQQQQLLLNNNNNTSSNNLELATQTSSTNLNARVQYSQPSVVTSPPSWVH from the exons ATGATGGACGGCTTCGCGCAGGACTGGCCCTCCCTGACCCACACAGACAACGGCCTGGCCATGGGCCAGCTGGGGGTGGGCGTGGGTGTGGGTGACCTGCCCATAGATGCCGGGTTCGAGCCCCAGACCAGAGCCCGATCGAACACATGGCCCTGCCCCAGACCAGACAACTTTGTGGAGCCCGTCGACGAACTGGATAGTACAAAAGCCAGCAATCAGCAGTTGACTGCAGGAG ACTCACAACAGGCTATACAGAATGCGAATGCAGCCAAGAAGAATTCATCGCGTCGCAATGCATGGGGAAACCTCTCCTATGCGGATCTCATAACGCATGCCATTGGATCGGCCACCGACAAGCGACTGACTCTGAGTCAGATCTACGAGTGGATGGTCCAGAATGTGCCATACTTCAAGGACAAGGGCGATTCTAACAGCAGTGCTGGCTGGAAG AACTCTATACGTCACAATCTGTCGCTGCACAATCGCTTCATGCGCGTCCAGAACGAGGGCACCGGAAAGTCCTCCTGGTGGATGCTGAATCCCGAGGCCAAGCCCGGAAAATCGGTACGGCGCCGTGCCGCCTCCATGGAGACGTCCCGGTACGAGAAGCGCCGAGGCAGAGCCAAGAAGCGGGTGGAGGCATTGAGGCAGGCCGGAGTTGTTGGCCTAAACGATGCCACGCCCTCGCCGAGCAGCAGTGTCAGCGAGGGGCTGGATCATTTTCCAGAGAGTCCCCTGCACAG TGGCGGTGGCTTCCAGCTGTCGCCCGACTTCCGGCAACGCGCCTCATCCAACGCCAGTTCCTGCGGACGCCTAAGTCCGATCCGTGCCCAGGATCTCGAGCCCGACTGGGGATTCCCGGGTGTCGACTACCAGAATACCACGATGACACAGGCCCTCGAGGAGCTCACCGGCTCCATAGCGGACGAGCTGACGCTGTGcacccagcagcagcaagg GTTCAGCGCCGCCTCGGGCCTCCCCACACAGCCTCCTCCGCCGCCCTACCAGCCGCCCCAGAcgcagccacagcagcagcagggcCAGCAGCCCTCGAACTACGCCCTGAACGGCCCCGCCCCCGGCTACAACACGCTGCAGCCACAGACCCAGTGCCTGCTTCACCGCTCCCTCAACTGCAGCTGCCTGCACAACGCCAGAGAT GGCCTCTCGCCGAACTCAGTTACCACAACAATGTCGCCCGCCTACCCGAACAGCGAGCCATCCTCGGACTCGCTAAACACTTACAGCAACGTGGTGCTCGATGGTCCTGCGGACACTGCCGCATTGCtagtgcaacaacaacaacagcagcaacttgGGAACCTTGAAG ATAATAACTGCGCCTCTACTTTGATAGGACAATGCCTGGAGGTGCTCAATAGCGAGGCGCAGCCGATTGACGAATTTAATCTGGAGAACTTTCCCGTGGGGAACCTCGAGTGCAACGTCGAGGAG CTGCTACAGCAGGAGATGAGCTATGGTGGCTTGCTGGACATCAACATACCTCTGGCATCGGTCAACACCAACCTGGTAAACAACAGTGCCCCCATTAGCAACATCACCACCTCGACCGGCACCAGTCTCGCTCTGAACCAGCTGCAGGCccagctgcaacagcaacaacagcagcaacagcaactgcaacagcagcagcaacatcagcaacaccagcagcaacagttgctcctgaataacaacaacaacaccagcagcaacaacctGGAATTGGCAACACAAACGTCCAGCACAAATCTGAATGCCAGAGTTCAATATTCGCAACCGAGTGTGGTGACCTCACCGCCCTCCTGGGTGCATTAG
- the CCHa1 gene encoding neuropeptide CCHamide-1, which yields MWYIKCVWTLVALVALFSMVTGSCLEYGHSCWGAHGKRSGSKALIDAKQQTGPNSYAIENLAEQLYNNNNQNTEDNDSDNSDLSNSNNNSNIRNVPLAAPALAAPERNRNGLKWTQIMRQHRYRMRQLQEQQQQQQGRGRNGLQGYDAAAESWRKLQQALQAQLEAENEMSPGEPQLYELKK from the exons atgtgGTACATCAAGTGCGTTTGGACTTTGGTGGCATTGGTGGCGCTATTTTCCATGGTGACAG GTTCCTGCCTGGAATACGGACATTCCTGTTGGGGAG CTCATGGCAAGCGATCTGGCAGCAAGGCGTTAATAGATGCGAAGCAG CAAACTGGACCCAATTCATATGCAATTGAGAATTTGGCTGAGCAAttgtacaacaacaacaatcagaATACAGAGGACAATGATAGCGACAACTCGGATCtcagcaatagcaacaataACAGCAACATTAGGAACGTGCCACTGGCAGCTCCAGCCCTGGCAGCCCCCGAGCGCAACCGGAATGGCCTGAAATGGACACAGATTATGCGGCAGCATCGCTACAGGATGCGGCAGTTGcaggaacagcagcagcagcagcagggcCGTGGCAGGAACGGACTTCAGGGCTATGATGCCGCCGCTGAAAGTTGGCGGAAACTCCAGCAGGCTCTGCAGGCGCAACTGGAAGCCGAAAACGAAATGTCACCTGGCGAGCCACAGCTCTACGAGCTCAAAAAGTGA
- the LOC108121870 gene encoding 10 kDa heat shock protein, mitochondrial, with the protein MASTIKKVIPMLDRILIKRFEVKTTTAGGILLPEESVPKEMQGVVVAVGPGARNPAGAGHLSVAVKEGDRVLLPKYGGTKVDMDDKNEYVLFRESDILAKLE; encoded by the coding sequence ATGGCCAGTACAATTAAGAAGGTAATCCCCATGCTGGACAGGATCCTTATCAAGCGGTTTGAGGTAAAGACTACCACTGCGGGTGGCATCCTGCTGCCGGAGGAGTCTGTACCCAAAGAGATGCAGGGCGTCGTTGTGGCTGTCGGACCCGGTGCCCGGAATCCAGCTGGAGCTGGGCACTTATCCGTTGCCGTGAAAGAAGGGGATCGAGTGCTGCTTCCCAAATACGGCGGCACAAAGGTAGACATGGATGACAAAAACGAATACGTTCTTTTCCGGGAGAGCGACATTTTGGCGAAACTGGAATAA
- the Npc2b gene encoding ecdysteroid-regulated 16 kDa protein — MKISSISGLLFICAALFLGLTSATDVRPCPKSKSKALSASDVTISNCAKNKCILKRNTEASIMMKLRPERDFQELTSDIQGIILDVPLPFPGYYGTSACPHIYDEAGENKVGCPLKAGQVYTYKNSFKILPVYPTVSLEIHWGLGDKQGDAACFQIPAKIKA, encoded by the exons ATGAAGATCAGCTCGATATCAGGATTACTTTTCATCTGCGCCGCCCTATTCCTTGGATTGACATCGGCCACTGATGTCAGGCCTTGCCCAAAat ccaAGTCCAAGGCTTTAAGTGCCAGCGATGTAACCATTTCAAATTGTGCCAAAaacaaatgcattttaaagcGCAACACTGAGGCCAGCATCATGATGAAATTAAGGCCGGAACGTGATTTCCAGGAGTTGACCTCAGACATCCAGGGAATTATCCTGGATGTGCCACTGCCATTCCCAGGCTACTACGGCACCAGCGCCTGCCCGCATATCTACGACGAGGCCGGCGAGAACAAGGTTGGATGCCCACTGAAGGCCGGACAGGTGTATACCTATAAGAACAGCTTCAAGATCCTGCCAGTTTATCCCACCGTCAGCCTGGAGATCCACTGGGGACTGGGCGACAAGCAAGGCGACGCAGCCTGCTTCCAAATTCCCGCCAAAATCAAGGCCTAA
- the LOC108122234 gene encoding membrane metallo-endopeptidase-like 1 — protein sequence MMGTRTCTYFLLLLGTWSVASSSDVNTRILESIPGYVNTSADPCRDFYQYIGGNKAKRHETRYTNKLGEIREKVNQRLVPIFEDLRQRKFIDELGVEEKVWRFYKSCERTINATGSERAYLKLVAPSKDLDWPQFASSPSQWRSARFNLMNTLANLRNYAVNDIFFNTMLFSDFYNTNRQLVTIDAPHNGKKQAPFLTICLLEKEIRQLPQGIEVFPTIFTVSEMEDDANGGLRWRKFLKTYTQRDIDSDFELQVYNIEYFRGLGPLLKKYDNEVIVSYIMVRFVDFVTNAGYYPTGDNSYDCINVVGYQMQFATKFLYENRYLGEGELQKYTSEIQRIFQAISTKLLRKLEENHFQLTDTQNAALQAKLVTLDLNFNNMPSIISHRLFVQAFYQDLELTGDEDYPAAQLKVLKSTAAREISNLNEPTPRGSAFFSINSLQNDYEPATKIDFLNTLIIESAVLQEPYFAYDSHDIFKVSFLGVMMASDIISEFLPYQIFFDSQGNINDLFNNLDENQHFVEGLECVNKSQPAYPYWNMLSITGTQLAYDTYFDSDSIFNQKQPEFTSIPLKKLFFQNAAKIFLNGYLPKTAEGEDPEETTLKEIFRNTKGFSEAFQCPQSEDGMNPPVKCKFFES from the exons ATGATGGGCACCAGAACGTGTACTTACttcctgctgctgcttggAACTTGGAGCGTGGCATCCAGCTCAGATGTTAATACACGAATCCTGGAAAGTATCCCTGGTTATGTCAACACCTCTGCCGATCCCTGTAGGGACTTTTACCAGTACATCGGTGGAAACAAAGCAAAGCGCCATGAAACGCGTTACACAAATAAATTAG GAGAAATCAGAGAAAAGGTTAACCAGAGACTAGTTCCGATCTTTGAAGACCTGCGCCAACGAAAATTCATCGATGAGCTGGGCGTGGAGGAGAAAGTGTGGCGTTTCTATAAGAGTTGCGAGAGAACCATTAATGCCACTGGATCGGAACGCGCTTATTTGAAGCTGGTGGCACCGTCGAAGGACCTCGATTGGCCCCAGTTTGCTTCAAGTCCTAGTCAGTGGCGGAGTGCAAGGTTCAACCTAATGAACACCCTGGCCAATTTACGAAACTATGCCGTGAatgatatatttttcaataccATGTTGTTTAGTGATTTTTATAATACTAATCGCCAACTGGTGACTATTGACGCGCCCCATAACGGAAAAAAACAAGCACCATTTCTCA CTATATGCCTGCTGGAGAAGGAAATTCGCCAGTTGCCCCAAGGTATTGAAGTTTTTCCGACGATCTTTACTGTGTCTGAAATGGAGGATGATGCAAATGGAGGGCTGCGCTGGAGAAAATTTCTCAAGACGTACACTCAGCGAGACATTGACTCTGACTTCGAGCTTCAGGTATATAACATTGAGTATTTCCGAGGCTTGGGTCCTCTTCTGAAAAAATACGACAACGAGGTTATTGTCTCCTACATCATGGTCCGATTTGTGGATTTCGTGACAAACGCCGGGTATTATCCCACCGGGGACAACTCCTATGATTGTATAAACGTCGTGGGATACCAAATGCAGTTCGCCACCAAGTTCTTGTACGAGAATCGCTACTTGGGAGAAGGAGAGCTCCAGAAATATACGTCAGAAATCCAACGAATTTTTCAGGCGATAAGCACCAAGCTTTTAAGGAAACTGGAGGAGAATCACTTCCAACTGACCGATACGCAGAATGCAGCTCTACAGGCCAAGTTGGTAACATTGGACCTAAACTTTAACAATATGCCATCTATTATAAGTCACCGGCTGTTCGTTCAAGCGTTTTACCAAGATCTAGAGCTGACTGGCGATGAAGACTACCCCGCTGCTCAGTTGAAAGTCCTGAAGTCAACTGCTGCGAGGGAAATAAGTAACTTAAATGAACCCACGCCCAGAGGATCTGCTTTCTTTTCAATAAATTCGCTCCAAAATGACTACGAACCAGCAACGAAGATAGATTTTTTGAACACATTGATCATCGAGTCCGCGGTCCTGCAGGAGCCATATTTTGCTTACGACAGCCACGATATCTTCAAAGTCAGTTTCCTGGGCGTTATGATGGCCTCTGATATTATTTCTGAGTTCCTTCCataccaaatattttttgactCGCAGGGCAACATCAATGACTTGTTCAATAATTTGGACGAAAACCAGCATTTTGTTGAAGGTTTAGAGTGCGTTAATAAATCCCAGCCGGCATATCCGTATTGGAACATGTTGAGTATCACTGGAACACAGCTTGCGTATGACACCTATTTCGATTCGGATTCAATATTCAACCAGAAGCAGCCAGAATTTACTTCGATTCCCCTGAAGAAGCTGTTCTTCCAAAATGCTGCCAAAATCTTCCTCAACGGTTATCTACCGAAAACTGCAGAAGGTGAGGATCCTGAGGAAACGACTTTGAAGGAGATCTTTAGGAATACAAAAGGCTTTTCGGAGGCCTTCCAGTGTCCTCAGTCCGAGGATGGTATGAATCCACCTGTCAAATGTAAATTCTTTGAATCTTAA
- the LOC108121766 gene encoding membrane metallo-endopeptidase-like 1, translated as MMGTRTCTYFLLLLGTWSVASSSDVNTRILESIPGYVNTSADPCRDFYQYIGGNKAKRHETRYTNQLGEIREKVNQRLVPIFEDLRQRKFIDELGVEEKVWRFYKSCERTINATGSERSYLKLVAPSKDLDWPQFASSPSQWRSARFNLMTTLANLRNYAVNDIFFNTILASDQYNTKRQLVTIDAPHNGEKQAPFLSESSLKELLIRLDVSLLRATYLAKAICLLEKEIRQLPQDFEFFPTIITVSEMEDEANGGLRWRKFLKTYTQRDIDSDFELQVYNIEYFRGLGHLLKKYDNEVIVSYIMVRFVDFVTNAGYYPTGDNSYDCINVVGYQMQFATKFLYENRYLGEGELQKYTSEIQRIFQAISTKLLRKLEENHFQLTDTQNAALQAKLVTLDLNFNNMPSIISHRLFVQAFYQDLELTGDEDYPAAQLKVLKSTAAREISNLNEPTPRGSAFFSINSLEYDYYPTTKIDLLNTLIIESAVLQEPYFAYDSHDIFKVSFLGVIMAADIISQFLPCQIFFDSQGNINDLFNNFYEIQHFADGLECVNKSQPEYPFFNIFQMTGIQLAFDTYFDSDSTFNQTQPEFTSIPLKKLFFQNSAKIILNGYIPNIGEGEDPEETKLKEIFRNTKGFSEAFQCPKSEDSMNPSVKCKFFES; from the exons ATGATGGGCACCAGAACGTGTACTTACttcctgctgctgcttggAACTTGGAGCGTGGCATCCAGCTCAGATGTTAATACACGAATCCTGGAAAGTATCCCTGGTTATGTCAACACCTCTGCCGATCCCTGTAGGGACTTTTACCAGTACATCGGTGGAAACAAAGCAAAGCGCCATGAGACGCGTTACACAAATCAATTAG GAGAAATCAGAGAAAAGGTTAACCAGAGACTAGTTCCGATCTTTGAAGACCTGCGCCAACGAAAATTCATCGATGAGCTGGGCGTGGAGGAGAAAGTGTGGCGTTTCTATAAGAGTTGCGAGAGAACCATTAATGCCACTGGATCGGAACGCTCTTATTTGAAGCTAGTGGCACCGTCAAAGGACCTCGACTGGCCCCAGTTTGCTTCAAGTCCTAGTCAGTGGCGGAGTGCAAGGTTCAACTTGATGACCACCCTGGCTAATTTACGAAACTACGCCGTGAAcgatatatttttcaataccATTTTGGCTAGTGATCAATATAATACTAAACGCCAACTGGTGACTATTGACGCGCCCCATAACGGAGAAAAACAAGCACCATTTCTCAGTGAGTCTTCGTTGAAGGAACTTCTAATCCGATTAGATGTTTCTCTCCTAAGAGCTACTTACCTTGCCAAAGCTATCTGCCTGCTGGAGAAGGAAATTCGCCAGTTGCCCCAAGATTTTGAGTTTTTTCCGACGATCATTACTGTGTCTGAAATGGAGGATGAAGCAAATGGAGGGCTGCGCTGGAGAAAATTTCTCAAGACGTACACTCAGCGAGACATTGACTCTGACTTTGAGCTTCAGGTGTATAACATTGAGTATTTCCGAGGCTTGGGTCATCTTCTGAAAAAATACGACAACGAGGTTATTGTCTCCTACATCATGGTCCGATTTGTGGATTTCGTGACAAACGCCGGGTATTATCCCACCGGGGACAACTCCTATGATTGTATAAACGTCGTGGGATACCAAATGCAGTTCGCCACCAAGTTCTTGTACGAGAATCGCTACTTGGGAGAAGGAGAGCTCCAGAAATATACGTCAGAAATCCAACGAATTTTTCAGGCGATAAGCACCAAGCTTTTAAGGAAACTGGAGGAGAATCACTTCCAACTGACCGATACGCAGAATGCAGCTCTACAGGCCAAGTTGGTAACATTGGACCTAAACTTTAACAATATGCCATCTATTATAAGTCACCGGCTGTTCGTTCAAGCGTTTTACCAAGATCTAGAGCTGACTGGCGATGAAGACTACCCCGCTGCTCAGTTGAAAGTCCTGAAGTCAACTGCTGCGAGGGAAATAAGTAACTTAAATGAACCCACGCCCAGAGGATCTGCTTTCTTTTCAATAAATTCGCTCGAATATGACTACTACCCAACAACGAAGATAGATCTTTTGAACACATTAATCATCGAGTCCGCGGTCCTGCAGGAGCCATATTTTGCTTACGACAGCCACGATATCTTCAAAGTCAGTTTCCTGGGCGTTATAATGGCCGCAGATATTATTTCTCAGTTCCTTCCAtgtcaaatattttttgactCGCAAGGCAACATCAACGATTTGTTCAATAATTTCTATGAAATTCAGCATTTTGCTGATGGTTTAGAGTGCGTTAATAAATCCCAGCCAGAATATccgttttttaatatattccaAATGACTGGAATACAGCTTGCCTTTGACACCTATTTCGACTCGGATTCAACATTCAACCAGACGCAGCCGGAATTTACTTCGATTCCCCTGAAGAAGCTGTTCTTTCAAAATTCTGCCAAAATCATCCTCAACGGTTATATACCGAATATTGGAGAAGGTGAGGATCCTGAGGAAACGAAATTGAAGGAGATTTTTAGGAATACAAAAGGCTTTTCGGAGGCCTTCCAGTGTCCTAAGTCGGAGGATAGTATGAATCCATCTGTCAAATGTAAATTCTTTGAATCGTAA